Proteins co-encoded in one Rhopalosiphum maidis isolate BTI-1 chromosome 2, ASM367621v3, whole genome shotgun sequence genomic window:
- the LOC113552420 gene encoding dual specificity protein phosphatase 14, producing MELTGSTLKNNINNLLRRRIGPHERAAVVDHGTASRASHRRSECYKSSCPSAFSKQPTADIMASTAVLLGRYSPRSTDLPHDRRNNRVPVNGGSAIVLDRSDLFSVSPICPGLALCGALSIYTDKETVAALRPTCLINCACELPDTPLPDTVHRYHKVPVADTAVTDLGPHMDTVTDLIHQEYISGGTTIIHCAAGVSRSATFCIAYLIKYRGMTMNSAYRHVAKCRPCINPNTGFISQLIEFEGKYREE from the exons ATGGAGCTTACGGGGTCAACTTTG aAGAACAACATCAACAACTTACTGCGGCGGCGCATTGGTCCGCACGAGCGCGCGGCGGTCGTCGACCACGGCACGGCGTCGCGCGCGTCGCACCGGAGGAGTGAGTGTTATAAAAGCTCATGTCCATCCGCATTCTCGAAACAGCCGACTGCGGACATCATGGCCAGCACTGCAGTATTACTGGGCAGGTATTCGCCGCGATCCACGGATCTACCGCACGACCGACGTAACAACAGGGTCCCCGTCAACGGCGGATCCGCCATCGTTCTCGACAGATCGGACTT ATTTAGCGTGTCACCAATTTGTCCCGGACTGGCTCTCTGCGGTGCTCTGTCCATTTACACGGATAAGGAGACGGTGGCCGCGCTCCGGCCAACGTGTCTGATCAATTGCGCCTGCGAACTGCCCGACACACCGCTACCAGACACCGTGCACAGGTACCACAAGGTACCGGTGGCGGACACCGCGGTTACCGACCTCGGACCACACATGGACACGGTTACTGATCTCATACACcag gAATATATTTCCGGAGGTACgacaataatacattgtgCAGCTGGAGTAAGCAGATCGGCTACTTTTTGCATAGCATACTTGATCAAATATCGTGGTATGACCATGAATAGTGCATATCGCCACGTAGCAAAATGCAGACCTTGTATAAATCCAAATACAGGATTTATTAGTCAACTAATAGAATTCGAAGGAAAATATAGAGAGGAGTAG